A segment of the Epinephelus fuscoguttatus linkage group LG23, E.fuscoguttatus.final_Chr_v1 genome:
AGGCCCTATAGGTGCATACAATTTAAGCTTACCTGCAGCTTATAAATATGAAGGATTTGCATGAAAATTGtctgaatataaatatatatattcagcattGTAACACATTTTCATTGCAGTGTCCTTAAACatacagcagagagcagcagagtgtcAGGCTGGCTTCCTCTCAGACAAACATAATCAACCCAGAGCGCCAACTCTGAACTAGGATTAATAATCAACCATCGATACATTGATTCATCATCGCAGGGATGACAGACGCCAAGCAAATCATGGCACAGAAAAGGTAGATAACTCCATTTAATCTATGTTAATCTTTCATATTCTGAGTTAATTACAGCTCGTAGGAAATGCATTTATGGTGTCATGTTATAATAATGCTGCAAAATCACTGATGGTGACACCCATATTTTTACAGGTCGCATAGACAGTAAATATTATCCAGATATTTTAATTGCTAACATTATAACAGATCAATATGTGATTGCAGACTGACAGGATGTGCATGATCATCTATGTAGCTCTGTGTtgtgtgcattgtgtgtgtgtgtgatgcagctGTAATGGTCACAGTGCATCACTGTCTGGAACATTTCATGTGATCTCTGTGTTCCCTCGCAGTGCTAAAATAGCAGCTGgagctgttgtgtgtgttgagagCGAGATCAGAGGAGATGTGACCATtggtgaggattttttttttttaacatcacaattAATGTTTCATTGCATATCCAGCAGCTGTCTGCTCCAACAAggccttttctttatttatattatagGTGCCAGAACAGTTGTCCACCCCAAAGCTCGGATCATAGCAGAGGCAGGGCCTATTATCATTGAGGAGGGCAATCTGATAGAGGAGCAGGCACTTATTATTAACAggtacagtgtgtattacaacATTGTTTCCCTGTCTGATCATGACAGTTTTACCCTATATTATCTTATGCTGTGTTTTGTCTGCAGTTATCCAGAGAATATCAAGCCAGACACAGAGGGAGTGGAGCCGAAAACAATGACCATTGGGGCCAATAATGTGTTTGAAGTTGGATGTGGTATCCTTTGCTATGCAGAAAACAACAGAGTGGCACCTGACTGCAGTAAAGCCGAGACAAATTGACatttattagctttttttttcttttataacacgtaacaaaaaaaaagtcattcttGAAATGAGTGTTAAAATAAAGCAGTaaagggaaggaaggaaaaccAGAAACAGCCGTCCAACTCAAGGCCCACCCCAAGATACAAGCTTATTGTCCACATATATGATCAGTCAAGAAGTAAGAAATGCTACATAAATCCTTGTATGTGTTTGAGGTAATTAAGACACAGTGTTGCATGTATatagtttgtccaccagagagcactgacaACTTTAGTTCAGCTCTCAAACTTCCCACTCAGGGAAGTGCATGgatcaggctgctggtggtggtgtaatggtgtgggggatattttcttggcacactctgggccccttagtaccaactgagcatggtttaaacaccacagcctacctgagtattgttgctgaccgtgtccatccctttatgaccacagtgtacccatcttctgatggctacttccagcaggataacgcaccatgtcacaaagctcaaatcatctcaaactggtttcttgaacatgacgatgagttcactgtactctaGTAGCCTCCATGGGAGATTGACATCATggatctgcagcaactgtgtgatgttatcatgtcaatatggaccaaaatctctgaggaatgt
Coding sequences within it:
- the LOC125883611 gene encoding dynactin subunit 6-like, yielding MTDAKQIMAQKSAKIAAGAVVCVESEIRGDVTIGARTVVHPKARIIAEAGPIIIEEGNLIEEQALIINSYPENIKPDTEGVEPKTMTIGANNVFEVGCVSQALKIGDNNVIESKADLGRNVILTSGCIIGACCQVNTCEVIPENTVVYGSNCIRRVQSEKPQPQTLQLDFLMKILPNYHHLKKTAKGSGTPVRN